One segment of Herbaspirillum hiltneri N3 DNA contains the following:
- a CDS encoding YybH family protein: protein MPRAKLLHGSPDEIEAAYYDALSRADLEALMALWADDEEIVCIHPGAARLVGHVAIRNSWEEILARGGLHIQPRQLHAAHTITTAVHNVIEDIHHPDNSQPDVHVIATNVYMKTTQGWRIVTHHASVAPGPAPSEPIAETMLH from the coding sequence ATGCCGCGCGCCAAACTGTTACACGGTTCACCCGATGAGATCGAAGCCGCCTACTACGATGCGCTGTCCCGCGCCGACCTCGAAGCGCTGATGGCGCTGTGGGCCGACGACGAAGAAATCGTCTGCATCCATCCGGGCGCAGCGCGCCTGGTCGGCCACGTCGCCATCCGCAACAGTTGGGAAGAAATCCTCGCGCGCGGGGGCCTGCACATCCAGCCGCGCCAGCTGCATGCGGCGCACACCATCACAACTGCCGTGCACAACGTGATCGAAGACATCCATCATCCCGACAACAGCCAGCCGGACGTGCATGTCATCGCCACCAATGTCTACATGAAGACCACACAAGGTTGGCGCATCGTCACGCACCACGCCTCGGTTGCACCGGGACCGGCGCCATCGGAGCCGATTGCCGAAACCATGCTGCACTGA
- a CDS encoding zinc-finger domain-containing protein, whose amino-acid sequence MSQVQQTQPVQLDGKDLPAHCPNPNMPHWSSHPRVFLELDDHGAAKCPYCGTQYQLKPGAVVKAH is encoded by the coding sequence ATGAGCCAAGTTCAACAAACCCAGCCAGTTCAACTCGACGGCAAAGACCTGCCGGCGCACTGCCCCAACCCGAACATGCCGCACTGGTCGTCGCATCCGCGCGTGTTCCTGGAGCTCGACGACCACGGCGCCGCCAAGTGTCCGTATTGCGGCACGCAATATCAGCTCAAGCCGGGCGCCGTCGTCAAGGCGCACTGA
- a CDS encoding branched-chain amino acid transaminase encodes MSMDDRDGKIWKDGALIDWRDATIHVLTHTLHYGMGVFEGVRAYKTPQGTAIFRLKEHTQRLFNSAKIFQMAVPFDQATILEAQRQVVRENQLESCYIRPLIWIGSEKLGVSAKGNKIHVAIAAWPWGAYLGEDGINKGIRVKTSSFSRHHVNVSLVRAKASGYYINSILANQEALADGYDEALLLDTDGYVSEGSGENVFIIKNGKLYTPDLASCLDGITRDAVLTMARDLGIEVIEKRITRDEMYCCDEAFFTGTAAEITPIRELDNRTIGNGGRGPITERLQTLFFDVVSGKAPQYQHWLTLV; translated from the coding sequence ATGTCCATGGACGACCGCGACGGAAAAATCTGGAAAGACGGCGCACTGATCGACTGGCGCGATGCGACCATCCACGTGCTGACCCATACGCTGCACTATGGCATGGGCGTGTTCGAAGGCGTGCGGGCGTACAAGACGCCGCAGGGAACAGCGATTTTCCGGCTGAAGGAGCACACGCAGCGCCTGTTCAATTCGGCCAAGATTTTCCAGATGGCAGTGCCGTTCGACCAGGCCACGATCCTCGAAGCGCAACGCCAGGTGGTGCGCGAAAATCAACTCGAATCCTGCTACATCCGCCCCCTGATCTGGATCGGCTCGGAGAAGCTCGGCGTTTCGGCCAAGGGCAACAAGATCCACGTCGCCATCGCCGCCTGGCCGTGGGGCGCCTACCTCGGCGAAGACGGCATCAACAAGGGCATCCGCGTCAAGACTTCGTCGTTCAGCCGCCACCACGTCAACGTCTCGCTGGTGCGCGCCAAGGCCTCCGGCTATTACATCAACTCGATTCTGGCCAATCAGGAAGCGCTGGCCGACGGCTACGATGAAGCGCTGCTGCTCGATACCGACGGCTACGTCTCGGAGGGCTCGGGAGAAAACGTCTTCATCATCAAGAACGGGAAACTCTATACCCCCGATCTCGCCTCCTGCCTCGACGGCATCACGCGCGACGCGGTGCTGACGATGGCGCGCGACCTTGGCATCGAGGTCATCGAAAAGCGCATCACGCGCGACGAAATGTATTGCTGCGACGAAGCTTTCTTCACCGGCACCGCCGCAGAAATCACCCCCATCCGCGAACTAGACAACCGCACCATCGGCAACGGCGGCCGCGGTCCGATCACGGAAAGACTGCAAACCTTGTTCTTCGACGTCGTGTCGGGCAAGGCTCCCCAATATCAGCATTGGCTGACACTGGTTTAA
- a CDS encoding AzlC family ABC transporter permease — MNKETDAGDSRPDPAVNEASAAAALAARRIEKEAFQEGWRASASTIPAVAAWGVVSGMAMVKSGMTLWQSLAMTLTVYAGSAQFAVLPLLAAHTPLIVIFLTAMIVNLRFVIFSAAVAPHFAHLPWYRRVWYGYFNGDISMGFFPRRFPAHTVHQPAGKIGFFEAICYPGWFAWQIGAIVGILLASQIPESWNIGFAGTLALIAITIPMIINRAALAGVVVSGAVAVAAISLPYRLGLLLAVVIGMAAAMVADKFIDKEKE; from the coding sequence ATGAATAAGGAGACAGACGCCGGGGACAGTCGACCTGACCCGGCAGTCAATGAAGCATCGGCTGCCGCCGCACTCGCGGCGCGGCGCATCGAAAAGGAAGCGTTTCAGGAAGGCTGGCGCGCGAGCGCGTCGACGATTCCGGCCGTGGCCGCCTGGGGAGTGGTCTCGGGGATGGCGATGGTCAAGTCCGGCATGACGCTCTGGCAATCGCTGGCGATGACGCTGACGGTCTACGCCGGCTCCGCCCAGTTCGCGGTGCTGCCCTTGCTGGCGGCGCATACGCCGCTGATCGTGATTTTCCTGACGGCCATGATCGTCAACCTCCGTTTCGTCATCTTCTCCGCCGCCGTGGCGCCGCATTTCGCCCATCTGCCGTGGTACCGGCGGGTCTGGTACGGCTACTTCAACGGCGACATCTCGATGGGATTCTTCCCGCGGCGTTTCCCTGCCCACACGGTGCACCAGCCGGCCGGCAAGATCGGCTTTTTCGAGGCGATCTGCTATCCGGGCTGGTTTGCCTGGCAGATCGGCGCGATTGTCGGCATCCTGCTGGCCAGCCAGATCCCGGAAAGCTGGAACATCGGTTTCGCCGGCACGCTGGCGCTGATCGCCATCACCATCCCGATGATCATCAACCGGGCGGCGCTGGCGGGCGTGGTGGTCTCCGGCGCGGTGGCGGTGGCGGCGATCAGCCTGCCCTACCGGCTGGGCCTGCTGCTGGCGGTCGTGATCGGCATGGCGGCAGCGATGGTGGCCGACAAATTCATCGACAAGGAAAAAGAATGA
- a CDS encoding AzlD domain-containing protein produces the protein MNAFDVWVSIVLLVVSTLVTRSGFFLFGHAVRLPPKLQHALGYAPAAAMAAIILPDLVTTGGAIDINWANPKLLAGIGGGVFFLITRHLLGTIVAGMALFTALRLAL, from the coding sequence ATGAACGCCTTCGACGTTTGGGTTTCTATAGTGTTGTTGGTCGTCTCGACGCTGGTTACGCGCAGCGGTTTTTTCCTGTTCGGCCATGCGGTCAGGTTGCCGCCCAAGCTGCAGCATGCACTGGGTTATGCGCCGGCCGCGGCGATGGCGGCAATCATCTTGCCGGACCTGGTGACGACGGGTGGCGCAATTGACATCAATTGGGCCAATCCAAAATTGCTGGCCGGCATCGGCGGCGGGGTGTTTTTCTTGATAACACGACATCTTTTGGGAACGATTGTTGCCGGAATGGCACTGTTTACGGCGCTGCGGCTGGCGCTGTAG
- a CDS encoding phosphoglycerate kinase — MKFNRLSDLISANQLQGKRVFIRADLNVPQDDAGNITEDTRIRASVPAIRQARDAGAAVMVTSHLGRPVEGEFKPEDSLAPVAKRLSELLGAEVKLVSDWIEGVDVAPGQVVLLENCRLNKGEKKNSDELAQKIAKLCDIYVNDAFGTAHRAEATTYGIARFAPVACAGPLLAAELDALGKALNQPARPLVAIVAGSKVSSKLTILKALADKVDNLIVGGGIANTFMLASGLKIGKSLVEADLVDEAKAIIDMMAKRGASVPIPVDVVCGKEFSPTAAATVKDAKDVADDDMIFDIGPKTAATLAAQLAKAGTIVWNGPVGVFEFDQFGGGTKALAQAIADSDGFSIAGGGDTLAAIAKYGITDKVGYISTGGGAFLEFLEGKTLPAVEILMQRAQ, encoded by the coding sequence ATGAAATTCAACCGACTCAGCGATCTCATCTCCGCCAACCAACTGCAAGGCAAGCGCGTCTTCATCCGCGCCGATCTGAACGTGCCGCAGGACGATGCCGGCAATATTACCGAAGATACGCGCATCCGCGCTTCGGTGCCGGCAATCCGCCAGGCGCGTGACGCCGGTGCCGCAGTGATGGTGACCTCGCACCTGGGCCGTCCGGTCGAGGGCGAATTCAAGCCGGAAGACTCGCTGGCGCCGGTCGCCAAACGCCTGTCGGAACTGCTCGGCGCAGAGGTCAAATTGGTGTCGGACTGGATCGAAGGCGTCGACGTTGCGCCCGGCCAGGTCGTGCTGCTGGAAAACTGCCGCCTCAACAAGGGCGAAAAGAAAAACAGCGACGAGCTGGCGCAAAAGATCGCCAAGCTGTGCGACATCTACGTCAACGACGCTTTCGGCACTGCACACCGTGCTGAAGCCACCACTTACGGCATCGCCAGGTTCGCGCCGGTCGCCTGCGCCGGTCCGCTGCTGGCAGCCGAACTCGATGCGCTGGGCAAGGCCCTGAACCAGCCGGCGCGTCCGTTGGTGGCAATCGTCGCCGGCTCGAAAGTCTCCAGCAAATTGACTATCCTGAAAGCGCTGGCCGACAAGGTCGACAATCTGATCGTCGGCGGCGGCATCGCCAACACCTTCATGCTGGCCTCCGGTCTGAAGATCGGCAAGTCGCTGGTCGAAGCCGATCTGGTCGACGAAGCCAAGGCCATCATCGACATGATGGCCAAGCGCGGCGCCTCGGTGCCGATTCCGGTGGACGTGGTGTGCGGCAAGGAGTTTTCGCCGACCGCAGCGGCGACCGTCAAGGACGCCAAGGATGTGGCCGACGATGACATGATTTTCGATATCGGTCCGAAGACCGCGGCGACCCTGGCGGCGCAGTTGGCCAAGGCCGGCACCATCGTATGGAACGGCCCGGTCGGCGTGTTCGAGTTCGACCAGTTCGGCGGCGGCACCAAGGCGCTGGCGCAGGCGATTGCAGACTCCGACGGCTTCTCGATTGCGGGCGGCGGCGACACGCTGGCGGCGATCGCCAAATACGGCATTACCGACAAGGTCGGCTACATTTCGACCGGCGGCGGCGCTTTCCTAGAGTTCCTTGAAGGCAAGACCTTGCCGGCCGTGGAAATCCTGATGCAGCGCGCCCAGTAA
- the pyk gene encoding pyruvate kinase, whose product MQRATKIVATIGPASSDRDTLTRMIKAGVNVVRLNFSHGKAQDHIDRATLVREVADACGVKVAIMADLQGPKIRVGKFENGKINLENGDKFILDADCTMGNQERVGLDYKALPRDLKGDDVLLLNDGLIVLVVERVLGNEIHTVVKIGGELSNNKGINRQGGGLSAPALTAKDMDDIRTAMSFQADYVAVSFPKNATDMEMARQLGNVAGEPFGHKPLMIAKIERAEAIPLLQEILDASDGIMVARGDLAVEVGNAAVPGLQKRMIKMARASNKLTITATQMMESMIVNAVPTRAEVSDVANAVLDGTDAVMTSAETASGKYPVETVEAMSAICLAAEKSEDCKLDADFLNLQFTRVDQSIAYGALFTAHHLRVKAIAALTESGSTALWMSRHNIDVPIFAITPNVATRQKAALFRNVRTFELAQSTDTEVVLKAVQDLLLAQGVVQKGDLIVVTWGEPIGQVGGTNALKILKVGEY is encoded by the coding sequence ATGCAAAGAGCCACCAAGATTGTTGCCACCATCGGCCCCGCTTCCAGCGATCGAGACACGCTGACGCGCATGATCAAAGCGGGCGTCAACGTGGTGCGCCTGAATTTCTCTCACGGCAAGGCACAGGATCATATTGATCGCGCCACACTGGTACGCGAAGTGGCCGATGCCTGTGGCGTGAAGGTCGCGATCATGGCCGACCTGCAAGGTCCGAAGATCCGCGTCGGCAAGTTTGAAAACGGCAAGATCAATCTCGAAAACGGCGACAAGTTCATCCTCGACGCCGACTGCACCATGGGCAACCAGGAGCGCGTCGGTCTCGATTACAAGGCACTGCCGCGCGACCTCAAGGGCGACGACGTGCTGCTGCTCAACGACGGCCTGATCGTGCTGGTGGTCGAGCGCGTGCTGGGTAACGAGATCCACACCGTCGTCAAGATCGGCGGCGAACTGTCCAACAACAAGGGCATCAACCGCCAGGGTGGCGGTTTGTCGGCGCCGGCGCTGACCGCCAAGGACATGGACGACATCAGGACGGCGATGAGCTTCCAGGCCGATTACGTCGCCGTATCGTTCCCCAAGAACGCGACCGACATGGAAATGGCGCGCCAGCTCGGCAACGTCGCCGGCGAACCGTTCGGCCACAAGCCGCTGATGATCGCCAAGATCGAACGCGCCGAGGCGATCCCGCTGCTGCAGGAAATCCTCGATGCCTCCGACGGCATCATGGTGGCGCGCGGCGACCTGGCCGTGGAAGTCGGCAACGCTGCCGTGCCCGGCCTGCAAAAGCGCATGATCAAGATGGCGCGCGCTTCCAACAAGCTGACCATCACCGCCACGCAGATGATGGAATCGATGATTGTCAACGCCGTGCCGACGCGCGCGGAAGTGTCCGACGTCGCCAACGCCGTGCTGGACGGTACCGATGCCGTGATGACCTCGGCCGAAACCGCCTCCGGCAAGTACCCGGTGGAAACCGTGGAAGCCATGTCGGCGATCTGCCTGGCCGCGGAAAAATCCGAAGACTGCAAGCTCGACGCCGACTTCCTGAATCTGCAATTCACCCGCGTCGACCAGTCGATCGCGTATGGTGCGCTATTCACCGCGCATCACCTGCGCGTGAAAGCGATTGCCGCGCTGACCGAGTCCGGTTCCACCGCCTTGTGGATGAGCCGGCACAACATTGATGTCCCTATTTTTGCCATCACCCCCAACGTCGCGACGCGCCAGAAGGCCGCGCTGTTCCGCAACGTGCGTACGTTTGAACTGGCGCAGTCCACCGACACCGAAGTGGTGTTGAAGGCCGTGCAGGACTTGCTGCTGGCGCAAGGCGTCGTGCAAAAGGGTGATTTGATCGTCGTGACCTGGGGCGAGCCGATTGGACAGGTCGGCGGCACCAATGCCCTGAAGATTCTCAAGGTCGGCGAGTACTGA
- the fba gene encoding class II fructose-bisphosphate aldolase (catalyzes the reversible aldol condensation of dihydroxyacetonephosphate and glyceraldehyde 3-phosphate in the Calvin cycle, glycolysis, and/or gluconeogenesis), which yields MPLVSMRQLLDHAAENGYGLPAFNVNNLEQVTAIMQAADEVGAPVIMQASAGARKYAGEAFLRHLIEAAVEAYPHIPVVMHQDHGQSPAVCMAAIKSGFTSVMMDGSLMEDGKSVASYEYNVEVSRKVVEFSHAIGVTVEAELGVLGSLETMMGDKEDGHGADGKMTREQLLTDVGQAADFVKQTQCDALAIAIGTSHGAYKFSRKPTGDILAIDRIKEIHARIPNTHLVMHGSSSVPQELLAEIREFGGDMKETYGVPVEEIQEGIKHGVRKINIDTDIRLAMTGAIRRYLMENPGKFDPRDYLKPAREAAKLVCKARYLSFGCEGQAGKIKAIPLEKIAEKYKKGELSQIVQ from the coding sequence ATGCCTCTCGTATCCATGCGTCAATTGCTGGACCACGCCGCCGAAAACGGCTACGGTCTGCCAGCGTTCAACGTCAACAATCTGGAGCAAGTCACTGCGATCATGCAGGCTGCCGACGAAGTTGGCGCGCCAGTCATCATGCAAGCCTCCGCAGGCGCCCGCAAGTACGCCGGTGAAGCGTTCCTGCGTCACCTGATCGAAGCCGCGGTCGAAGCCTATCCGCACATTCCCGTCGTCATGCACCAGGACCACGGCCAATCGCCGGCAGTCTGCATGGCCGCGATCAAGTCCGGCTTCACTTCGGTGATGATGGACGGCTCGCTCATGGAAGACGGCAAGTCGGTCGCCAGCTACGAATACAACGTCGAAGTATCGCGCAAGGTGGTCGAGTTCTCGCACGCCATCGGCGTCACGGTGGAAGCGGAACTGGGCGTGCTCGGTTCGCTGGAAACCATGATGGGCGACAAGGAGGACGGCCATGGCGCCGACGGCAAGATGACCCGTGAGCAGTTGCTGACCGACGTCGGCCAGGCCGCCGACTTCGTCAAGCAAACCCAATGCGACGCGCTGGCCATCGCCATCGGCACTTCGCACGGCGCCTACAAGTTCTCGCGCAAGCCGACCGGCGACATCCTCGCCATCGACCGCATCAAGGAAATCCACGCGCGCATTCCGAACACCCATCTGGTGATGCACGGTTCGTCCTCGGTTCCACAAGAACTGCTGGCTGAAATCCGCGAGTTCGGCGGCGACATGAAGGAAACCTATGGTGTGCCGGTCGAAGAAATCCAGGAAGGCATCAAGCACGGCGTGCGCAAGATCAACATCGACACCGACATCCGTCTGGCGATGACCGGCGCGATCCGCCGCTACCTGATGGAAAATCCGGGCAAGTTCGATCCGCGCGATTACCTCAAGCCTGCGCGCGAAGCTGCCAAGCTGGTGTGCAAGGCGCGCTACCTGTCGTTCGGCTGCGAAGGCCAGGCCGGCAAGATCAAGGCGATCCCGCTGGAAAAGATTGCCGAGAAATACAAGAAAGGCGAGCTCTCCCAGATCGTGCAATAA
- a CDS encoding phosphoribosylaminoimidazolesuccinocarboxamide synthase: MTSLYKTSITSLPLLGNGKVRDNYAVGDDKLLIVTTDRLSAFDVIMNEPIPGKGKVLNQMSDFWFEKLGDIVPNHLTGIAPETVVAANEVEQVRGRAVVAKRLKPILVEAVVRGYIIGSGWKDYQDTGSICGIKLPEGLQQAAKLAEPIFTPAAKADLGEHDENISFADMEKRIGSELANKMRDISIKLYKTAADYAATRGIIIADTKFEFGLDDNGVLHLMDEVLTADSSRFWPADSYKVGISPPSFDKQFVRDYLETVDGWKKTPPAPALPAEVIEKTGAKYREALERLTGNSLKD; the protein is encoded by the coding sequence ATGACCAGCCTCTACAAAACCTCCATCACTTCACTGCCCCTGCTGGGCAACGGCAAGGTGCGCGACAACTATGCCGTCGGCGACGACAAATTGCTGATCGTGACGACCGACCGCCTGTCGGCCTTCGACGTCATCATGAACGAACCGATTCCGGGCAAGGGCAAAGTGTTGAATCAGATGTCCGATTTCTGGTTCGAGAAGCTGGGCGACATCGTGCCGAATCATCTGACCGGCATTGCTCCGGAAACCGTGGTTGCCGCCAATGAAGTCGAGCAAGTGCGCGGCCGCGCCGTGGTCGCCAAGCGCCTCAAGCCGATCCTGGTGGAAGCCGTGGTGCGCGGTTACATCATCGGTTCCGGCTGGAAGGATTATCAGGACACCGGTTCGATCTGCGGCATCAAGCTGCCGGAAGGCCTGCAACAGGCCGCCAAGCTGGCCGAACCCATCTTCACGCCGGCCGCCAAGGCCGACCTAGGCGAGCACGACGAAAACATCAGCTTCGCCGACATGGAAAAACGCATCGGCAGCGAGTTGGCCAACAAGATGCGCGACATCAGCATCAAGCTGTACAAGACCGCCGCCGACTACGCGGCGACGCGCGGCATCATCATCGCCGACACCAAGTTCGAATTCGGCCTCGACGACAACGGCGTGCTGCATCTCATGGATGAAGTGCTGACTGCCGATTCGTCGCGCTTCTGGCCGGCGGACAGCTACAAGGTCGGCATCTCGCCGCCATCGTTCGACAAGCAATTCGTGCGCGACTATCTGGAAACCGTCGACGGCTGGAAGAAGACGCCGCCTGCGCCTGCGCTGCCTGCCGAGGTCATCGAAAAAACCGGCGCCAAGTACCGCGAAGCGCTGGAGCGCCTGACCGGCAATTCGCTGAAGGACTGA
- the purE gene encoding 5-(carboxyamino)imidazole ribonucleotide mutase, with product MSQNNAQAPVVGVVMGSSSDWDVMQHAVAILKEFGIPHEAQVVSAHRMPDQMFDYAEKARERGLRAIIAGAGGAAHLPGMIAAKTIVPVLGVPVPSKYLRGEDSLLSIVQMPKGIPVATYAIGEAGAANAALSAIAMLATTDEALAVKLEAFRVKQTQVALDMKLPL from the coding sequence ATGAGCCAGAACAACGCACAAGCGCCGGTCGTCGGCGTGGTCATGGGATCATCCTCCGACTGGGATGTGATGCAACACGCCGTGGCGATCCTGAAGGAGTTCGGCATTCCTCATGAGGCACAGGTCGTCTCCGCGCACCGCATGCCGGATCAGATGTTCGACTACGCCGAGAAAGCCCGTGAACGCGGTCTGCGCGCCATCATCGCCGGCGCCGGCGGCGCCGCGCATCTGCCCGGCATGATCGCCGCCAAGACCATCGTGCCGGTGCTTGGCGTGCCGGTGCCGTCCAAATATTTGCGCGGCGAGGATTCATTGCTGTCCATCGTGCAGATGCCCAAGGGCATTCCGGTTGCAACCTACGCCATCGGCGAAGCGGGCGCGGCCAACGCCGCCTTGTCGGCCATCGCGATGCTGGCCACCACCGACGAGGCGCTGGCTGTAAAGCTGGAAGCTTTCCGCGTCAAGCAAACGCAAGTTGCCCTGGATATGAAGTTGCCGTTATGA
- a CDS encoding 5-(carboxyamino)imidazole ribonucleotide synthase, translating to MSQKQSSPDQADQAHQASIPTTTPATWLGVMGGGQLGRMFAHAAQAMGFKVAVLEQEEDCPAGQVADRLIRTSYTDAKGLEELASLCGAVTTEFENVSADSLAALAAKTYVAPSAAGVSIAQDRIAEKRFFVDCSAGSGVQPAPHKIIASEADIEAISSDLLPGILKTVRMGYDGKGQVRVRSIADVKAAFAEMKGVTCLLEKMLPLAYEVSVLVARGADGAAVVYPIAENVHRDGILFTTTVPSDHVSDAVAKKAQDAALAIIAKLDYVGVLCIEFFVLTDGALVVNEMAPRPHNSGHYTIDACITSQFEQQARAMARLPLGDVRQHSPAVMLNILGDIWYEGESENMREPAWDKILALPGAHLHLYGKAQARRARKMGHITFVAPTMAQAQAQLAAACAILGIAL from the coding sequence ATGAGTCAGAAGCAGTCCTCGCCAGATCAAGCAGATCAAGCACATCAAGCATCCATCCCGACCACCACGCCGGCCACCTGGCTGGGCGTGATGGGCGGCGGCCAGCTCGGCCGCATGTTCGCCCACGCCGCGCAGGCGATGGGTTTCAAGGTCGCCGTGCTGGAGCAGGAAGAAGATTGCCCGGCCGGACAAGTCGCCGATCGCCTGATCCGCACGTCTTATACCGATGCCAAGGGTTTGGAAGAACTGGCTTCACTGTGCGGCGCGGTCACGACCGAGTTTGAAAACGTCTCCGCCGACAGCCTGGCTGCGCTGGCCGCGAAAACCTATGTCGCCCCGTCGGCTGCCGGCGTTTCGATTGCGCAGGACCGTATCGCCGAGAAGCGTTTCTTCGTTGATTGCAGCGCCGGCTCCGGCGTGCAGCCTGCGCCGCATAAGATCATCGCTTCCGAGGCGGACATCGAGGCGATTTCGAGCGACTTGCTGCCGGGTATTTTGAAAACCGTGCGCATGGGTTACGACGGCAAAGGCCAGGTGCGCGTGCGCAGCATCGCCGATGTCAAGGCCGCGTTCGCCGAGATGAAGGGCGTGACCTGCCTGCTGGAAAAAATGCTGCCGCTGGCCTATGAGGTCTCGGTGCTGGTCGCGCGTGGCGCCGATGGCGCCGCAGTGGTGTACCCGATTGCCGAGAACGTCCATCGGGACGGCATCCTGTTCACTACCACAGTGCCGTCGGATCACGTTTCCGATGCGGTTGCAAAGAAGGCGCAAGACGCTGCATTGGCGATCATCGCCAAACTCGATTACGTCGGCGTGCTGTGCATCGAATTCTTCGTCCTGACGGACGGTGCGCTGGTCGTCAATGAAATGGCGCCGCGTCCGCACAACAGCGGCCACTACACCATCGACGCCTGCATCACCAGCCAGTTCGAGCAACAGGCGCGCGCCATGGCGCGTTTGCCGTTGGGCGACGTGCGCCAGCATTCTCCTGCCGTCATGCTGAACATCCTCGGCGATATCTGGTACGAAGGCGAAAGTGAGAACATGCGCGAACCTGCCTGGGACAAGATCCTGGCGCTGCCGGGTGCGCATCTGCATTTGTACGGCAAGGCGCAGGCGCGCCGCGCACGCAAGATGGGACACATCACCTTCGTCGCGCCGACCATGGCGCAGGCGCAGGCGCAACTTGCCGCCGCATGCGCCATTCTCGGCATCGCGCTGTAG
- a CDS encoding L-threonylcarbamoyladenylate synthase yields MTTIDMDAVRLAARKLEAGKLVAFPTETVYGLGGDAENAAAIADIYAAKGRPANHPVIVHVAPEADISYWAADVPPQARALIAAFWPGPLTLILKRAGHVPAAASGGQDSIGVRCPSHPVAQALLREFKGGKGGVAGPSANKFGHVSPTTAQHVREEFSEADSLLDYVLDGGQSEVGIESTIVDLSRVETHGAVLLRPGQISVDQIAAVLGVAPRAPDAAAPRASGTLDAHYAPHTPVAQVAPEQLAAVLPQLAAGGYKVALIYRTAAIAGHASVAMPMDADRYAHDLYAALRDMDHAEADVIVVESLPQSAEWQGINDRLRRAAFDSTGILSRLLAT; encoded by the coding sequence ATGACGACGATCGACATGGATGCAGTGCGGCTTGCCGCGCGCAAGCTGGAGGCCGGCAAGCTGGTGGCGTTCCCTACCGAGACGGTATACGGTCTCGGCGGCGACGCCGAGAACGCTGCAGCGATTGCCGACATCTACGCGGCCAAGGGTCGTCCCGCCAATCATCCCGTCATTGTTCACGTTGCCCCTGAGGCGGACATTTCGTATTGGGCCGCAGATGTGCCGCCGCAGGCACGCGCATTGATCGCAGCATTCTGGCCCGGTCCGTTGACGTTGATTCTCAAGCGCGCCGGACATGTTCCGGCAGCAGCTTCCGGTGGTCAGGATTCGATCGGCGTGCGCTGTCCGTCGCATCCGGTTGCGCAGGCTCTGCTGCGTGAATTCAAGGGCGGCAAGGGCGGCGTGGCCGGTCCTTCCGCCAACAAATTCGGTCATGTGAGTCCGACTACCGCGCAACACGTGCGCGAAGAATTCAGCGAAGCCGACAGCCTGCTCGATTACGTCCTGGATGGCGGCCAAAGTGAAGTCGGCATCGAATCAACCATCGTCGATCTGTCGCGTGTGGAAACACATGGCGCGGTTCTGCTGCGTCCAGGCCAGATCAGCGTGGACCAGATTGCCGCAGTGCTGGGTGTGGCGCCGCGCGCTCCGGATGCGGCCGCGCCGCGTGCTTCGGGTACCCTCGATGCGCACTATGCGCCCCATACGCCGGTGGCCCAGGTCGCGCCGGAACAACTCGCTGCCGTACTGCCGCAACTTGCTGCAGGCGGTTATAAGGTGGCGTTGATTTATCGCACCGCCGCAATCGCGGGTCACGCCTCGGTGGCGATGCCGATGGATGCGGACCGCTACGCTCACGACTTGTATGCTGCGTTGCGGGATATGGATCATGCGGAGGCCGACGTCATCGTTGTGGAGTCCCTGCCGCAGAGCGCCGAGTGGCAGGGTATCAATGACCGGCTGCGCCGTGCCGCCTTCGATTCAACCGGAATTCTGTCGCGTTTGCTGGCGACCTGA